Proteins from one Drosophila gunungcola strain Sukarami chromosome 3R, Dgunungcola_SK_2, whole genome shotgun sequence genomic window:
- the LOC128252056 gene encoding uncharacterized protein LOC128252056: protein MSFPFRILNFVLQLLTAVLEVLALLLLIRILSSHCVRGEEYGISVWMYTFMLPAIVFQNTVLVIFRLCCTTVGLDPIAMTFNWASGFVCLGTGLTLLVAMIDHCGNEYLPMFYLSSAFGVIAGVLHLVNACVCNVYMPLGEWSFLKPSKRARKRALKNRRRRSS from the exons ATGAGCTTCCCCTTTCGTATCTTGAACTTTGTGCTGCAGTTGCTGACGGCG GTGCTGGAGGTCTTGGCCCTGCTGCTCCTCATCCGCATCCTATCCAGTCATTGTGTTCGAGGCGAGGAGTACGGGATATCGGTGTGGATGTACACTTTTATGCTGCCCGCCATCGTCTTTCAGAACACGGTGCTCGTTATATTCCGGCTGTGCTGCACCACCGTGGGCCTCGATCCAATT GCGATGACTTTCAACTGGGCCAGCGGGTTCGTCTGCCTGGGCACCGGCCTCACCCTGCTGGTGGCAATGATCGATCACTGTGGCAACGAGTACCTACCCATGTTCTACCTATCGAGCGCCTTCGGCGTAATCGCCGGCGTTCTGCATTTGGTGAACGCCTGCGTGTGCAACGTTTACATGCCCTTGGGCGAATG GTCTTTCCTGAAACCCTCGAAGAGAGCAAGGAAAAGGGCTTTAAAAAATAGGAGACGCAGAAGCTCATGA
- the LOC128252046 gene encoding odorant receptor 98a has product MFFKYLRKPTPTDLLTSGEAFQYFEYGMSVLGWKAPPKYQFVYSILAFFLISWCVYYLPIGIIISFIMDIKNYNPSELLTVLQLFFNSVGTPLKILFLRMHLWRFREAKNLLIQMDNRCTAFVERLEVHKWVVNCNKTYLIYICMYIGYTLSTFFSAAFSGVLPWRIYVPFIDFRHSATSFWMAATHETLLMLFSVSQTLLTDIYPVLYGLMLRVHIRLLRMRVEELCTDPDKSENENMEDLISCIKDHKLIHECAQMIHPVIARTILVQFLLIGLPLGFSMINLFYFADLWTGLATVAYINGLMMQTFPFCFLCDLIKSDCELLQIAIFHSNWLNTSRRYKTSLIFFLFNSQKYIIFTAGSVFPISTSTNVKVDFKFT; this is encoded by the exons atgttttttaaatatttgcgaAAGCCAACTCCAACGGATCTCTTGACTTCAGGCGAGGCTTTTCAGTATTTTGAGTATGGTATGTCGGTGCTGGGTTGGAAGGCTCCACCAAAATACCAGTTTGTGTACAGCATATTGGCATTTTTCCTTATTTCCTGGTGTGTTTACTACCTGCCGATCGGAATCATAATCAGTTTTATTATGGATATCAAAAACTATAATCCCAGTGAATTGCTAACTGTTCTGCAACTATTTTTTAACTCCGTCGGTACGcctttaaaaatactatttttgcGAATGCACCTGTGGCGATTTCGCGAGGCTAAAAATCTGCTTATTCAAATGGACAATCGCTGCACTGCATTTGTAGAGCGCCTTGAGGTTCATAAATGGGTGGTCAATTGCAACAAGACCTACCTCATCTATATCTGTATGTATATCGGATATACCTTGTCCACTTTCTTTTCGGCTGCTTTCTCGGGAGTGCTGCCCTGGCGCATCTATGTCCCATTTATTGACTTTCGGCACTCAGCAACGAGTTTCTGGATGGCTGCCACACATGAGACCTTACTCATGCTGTTTTCTGTGTCGCAAACGCTATTAACCGATATTTACCCCGTGCTGTACGGACTTATGCTGAGAGTTCACATCAGACTACTGCGAATGAGGGTCGAGGAACTGTGCACAGATCCCGACAAGagcgaaaatgaaaatatggAGGATTTGATCAGCTGCATCAAGGATCATAAACTTATTCACGA ATGCGCTCAAATGATTCATCCTGTCATCGCTCGCACTATCTTAGTCCAGTTTCTTCTGATCGGCCTTCCTCTGGGATTCTCCATGATAAATCTATTCTATTTTGCCGATTTGTGGACAGGTTTGGCCACAGTGGCCTATATAAACGGCCTGATGATGCAGACATTCCCGTTCTGCTTCCTTTGTGACCTGATTAAATCGGATTGCGAACTTCTGCAGATTGCTATATTTCATTCGAACTGGCTTAACACAAGTCGAAGATACAAGACTTCATtgatcttttttttgtttaattcccaaaagtatattatttttacagcTGGCTcagtttttcccatttccacGAGCACAAACGTTAAGGTAGACTTCAAATTTACATga